GTTGCTTGATCTTTAGAGCTATATTTTTCTTTCAATTTTACCATTTCTGGTTGCAGTGCTTGCATTGCTTTTGTACTCTTCGTTTGCTTAATCATTAATGGTAATAACGCAAAACGAATAATAAGTGTCGTAATAACGATTGCTAAACCATAATTACTACCAAATAAGTTTGCAAAATACGTGATTAACTGAGAAAGCGGGTATACGAAATATTCATTCCAAATCCCTGTACTTTTCGGTGTAATCGGCTGATTCACTTCACTACAACCTGCAGCAATCGCCATCAAAGCGATAACCATGGCAAGTAAGCCTATCTTCTTTTTCACAGCCTGCTCCTCCTTGTTTCGGTATGTATATAGTGTAATTCATTTTCCCTTTCCTACGCTACTTGTTTGTAATTTTTATCCCTGAACGTTTGAAGGCATGAATTAAGCTTTTCTTAAACTCTTCGTATGTCATCTCTGCACAAGGCTTCCTTGCTATTATAACAAAATCCTTCCCAGAATCTATCTCATCTTTTAATTCTGTAATGGATTGACGAATCATACGTTTAATCCGATTGCGAACTACTGCATTCCCGATTTTCTTACTCACAGAAAGACCGATTCGAAAGTATGGTTGTGTTTCCTTATCTAATTGGTAGATAACAAACTGACGATTGGCACTAGATCTTCCTTTTTGAAAAACGGCCTGAAATTCATCATTTTTTTTAATACGATTCTTTTTCTTCATATCAATTGACACTCCTGTATTTCATCAGTGGAAATTCATTACGGCTAGAAAAAAAGACCACTGATCGTTCAGTGGTCTACGCAGATAATACTTTTCTTCCTTTACGACG
The window above is part of the Bacillus cytotoxicus NVH 391-98 genome. Proteins encoded here:
- the rnpA gene encoding ribonuclease P protein component, whose protein sequence is MKKKNRIKKNDEFQAVFQKGRSSANRQFVIYQLDKETQPYFRIGLSVSKKIGNAVVRNRIKRMIRQSITELKDEIDSGKDFVIIARKPCAEMTYEEFKKSLIHAFKRSGIKITNK